In Pseudoclavibacter sp. Marseille-Q3772, the sequence TCGGTACAGACATTCACGCATTCGACGCGGCGGCTCCGTGCTGGTTAGCGGGTATCCACTTTCCGCACGAGCCGGGACTATCGGGCCATAGCGATGGGGATGCGGCAGCACACGCTCTCGTAGACGCGCTACTGTCGGCTGCAGGGCTGGGCGATATCGGCACGCTCTTCGGAACTGACGACCCGCAGTTCGCCGGCGCTCGCGGGAGCGTCTTCCTCACCGTCACGCGTGAGCGATTGGCACAGGCAGGATGGCAGATTCAGAACGCCGCCGTGCAGGTCGTGTGTCGACGCCCCAGGTTCGGTGCACGCGCCGCCGAGGCTTCCAGTGTGCTCAGTCAGCTTGTCGGCGCCCCAGTATCGGTATCCGCAACGACCAGCGACGGGCTCGGATTCATGGCGGATACCACCGACGGCGGTGTGTTTGCATTCGCGACCGCCTGCCTGCGCCGCGGCTAAGTACCACCTGCCAGCCGCATCCGAACCGAGCGCATCCAAACCGCGCCTTCGCCGAAGATGCACGAGCGCAATTAGACTTGCTGGCGTGATGCAACGCCTCTATGACACTCGTGCCCAGTCTCTGGTCGATTTCGTTCCCGGTACTCCCGGTTGCGTATCGATGTATGTGTGCGGGCCCACCGTGCAATCGGGGCCGCACCTCGGACACCTGCGTTCGGCATTGGTCTACGACCAGATGCGCCGCTGGTTCTCGCACGAAGGGATGCGAGTCACACTCGTGCGGAACGTCACCGATATCGACGATAAGACGCTCGCGAATGCGACCGAACACGAACCCTGGTGGGCGCTTGCATACCGGGTTGAACGAGAGTTTGCGCAGGTGTATTCAGCGCTGCGCATCCTGCCGCCGACCTATGAACCGCGCGCGACCGGCGCGATCCCAGAAATGCTCGAACTGATTCAGCGACTGCTTGATCGAGGGCACGCCTACGCGGCCGATGACGGCAGTGGTGATGTGTACTTCGACACTGCGAGCTGGCCAGACTACGGTGCGTTGACCCACCAGCGTGTGGAGGATATGGCGGCTGCCGTCGATGGCTCGATGCGCGCGAAGCGCAACCCCACGGATTTTGCACTGTGGAAGGGTCAGAAGGCGGGCGAACCGGACTCTGCTGCGTGGGACTCGCCGTGGGGTAGAGGGCGGCCGGGCTGGCATATTGAATGCTCGGCAATGTCCACCAAGTACCTGGGCTCCTCCTTCGACATTCACGGTGGTGGTCGTGATCTACGGTTCCCACACCACGAGAATGAGCTGGCACAATCGGCGGCCGCGGGCGACGGTTTCGCACAGTACTGGATCCACAACGGGTTGGTATCGCTCGGTGGAACCAAGATGTCCAAGTCGGTCGGAAACATCATTTCTGCGACCGAGCTGGTGATGACCCGCAGGCCGATCATCGTGCGTTACCTCTTAGGCACCGGGCACTACCGTTCAACTGTCGAAGCCGGGGACAACGCCTATCAGGAAGCCGAGGCCGCCTTTTCGCGGATCGAAACGTTCTTCGAACGGGCGCAGCGCTCACTGGGTGAAATCGAGCCGGCAGCGCGCGTGCCGGAGGCATTCGCCGAGTACATGCGTGACGGTTTTGCCGTGCCGCAGGCCGTTGCGCTCATCCACGAAACGGTGACACGAGGCAACCAGGCCCTGGACGCAAACGACGAGGCGGCTGCACGAGAGGCCGTGGCTCATGCTCGCGTCATGCTCGATGTGCTTGGTCTTGACCCGCTCGCATCCGAATGGCGTGATGAAGAGGGCGACGAGAGCGCGCTGAAGCCTGCGATGGATGCGCTCGTGCGCGACCTGCTCGAACAGCGAGCACAGGCACGAGCCGACAAAGACTGGGCTACCGCTGACCGCATCCGCGATACCCTCACCGCGGCCGGAATCACTATTGAAGACACCCCCCAGGGATCTCATTGGAGCGTGAACTAAATGAGCAGCTCACCCGCACACGGCCGGCCCGGCGCTATTCGTAAAAAGAAGAAGGGGCCGGCGAAGGGCACCGGTGGCCACGGGCGCAAGGCGCTCGCGGGTCGCGGCCCGACGCCGAAGGCTGAAGATCGTCACTGGGCGAAGCAGCGACGCCGCAAACAGGCTGCAGCCGGTAGCCGGCCGCAGCAGCGTCAGTCGCAGCGTCGCCGCTCCGGTGGAGTGCCCAGCGATGTTGAATTGGTGACCGGTCGCAATGCGGCGCTGGAGGCGCTGCGCGCCGGAATGCCGGCAACAACGGTATATGTGGCCTCGGGTATCGACGTTGACGACCGTGTCAAGGAGGTCATTCAGATCGCCGCGAAACGGCAGATCCCCATGTTGGAGATCACCCGTCCGGAGATGGACCGCATGGTGCCATTTGATGCCGTGCATCAGGGCATCACGGTGAAAGTGCCGCCGTATGAATACGCCGACCCGATCGAACTGCTTGAACAGGTGGTTTCTCGCGGTGAACGGCCACTGTTTGTGGCATTGGATGGGATCACCGATCCGCGTAACCTCGGCGCAATTATTCGTTCGGTTGCCGCGTTTGGCGGCCACGGCGTGATCGTGCCGCAGCGACGCGCCGCCGGAGTCACCGCATCCGCATGGCGTACCTCCGCGGGAGCGGCGGCGAGACTGCCGGTTGCATTGGCCACGAACCTCACGAATACGATCAAGCAGCTCAAGCAGCAGGGGCTGTTCGTTATCGGTCTTGACGGTGACGGCGACGTGACCCTCCCAGGGCTCGAACTCGCCGATCAGCCGATCGTGGTCGTAGTCGGTTCAGAGGGCAAGGGGATCTCGCGGCTGGTTGCCGAGCACTGCGATGAGATTGTGTCGATCCCGATCGATGGTGCAACCGAGTCGCTGAACGCCGGAATCGCGGCCTCGATTACCTGTTACGAAATCGCCAAGCTGCGGGCTGCAGCGCAGTAGTCGCAATTACCGCTACGTTGTCTCGGAAGTAGCGGGGAAGCGGTGCAGGCGCTCGGTATTTGGCTGTAGCCGGATGCGGTCGCCAGCCTGTGGATGCTCGCGGCCGTCCACGCGCGCGACGATCGGTATCTGCTCGCCTGCGATAGTGGCGGTGGTGTGCAAGTAGCCATCGCTGCCGAGCTCTTCGACGAACTCCACCACGGCATCAAAACCGGGTGCGTCGGCTGCGACGAGACGGAGGTCTTCGGCGCGGACGCCGATGCGTGCGTCGCCTTCCGTCCAGAAGTTCATTGCCGGAGTGCCGATGAACGAAGCAACGAACTCGTTGGCGGGGGAGTCGTACAGTTCCTGCGGGGTGCCGAGCTGCTGCAACTTGCCATCTTGCAGGATGGCGATGCGGTGCCCCATCGTCATGGCTTCGGTCTGGTCGTGCGTGACATACACCGTGGTGGTGCCGAGGCGGCGCTGTAGGGATGCGATCTGAGCGCGGGTGTGCACGCGCAGTTTCGCGTCGAGGTTCGACAGTGGTTCGTCCATGAGGAATACGCGTGGTTCGCGGACGATGGCCCGGCCCATCGCCACGCGTTGACGCTGGCCACCAGAGAGCTCGCCGGGTCGGCGATCCAGCAGCTGCTCGAGGTCGAGTAGGCGGGCTGCTTCCTGAACCTTTGCGGCGCGATCCGATTTGGAGACGCCTCGGGTTTTCAGCCCGAACCCCATGTTCTGCGCCACGGTCATGTGTGGGTAGAGCGCGTAGTTCTGGAACACCATGGCGATATCCCGGTCGCGAGGCGCCACATTGGTGATGTTCTCGTCGCCGATATAGATCTCGCCCTCATCCACCGGCTCAAGCCCTGCGAGCATGCGCAGGGTCGTGGTCTTCCCGCATCCGGACGGCCCCACTAACACCAAAAACTCGCCATCTTCAATCTCAAGGTCGAGTGATTCGACAGCGTTGCGTTCGGCATCGGGGTAGCGACGGGTCACACCGGAAAAGGTAACTGCGGCCATGTCGATCAATGCTAGTGGTGCGCGGCTGGATGCGGCGACCCACGGGGTCATGAGAGGTGCTTCAGGTGGATGAAATGGCGTTGATGGTGCGCTCGTCGCGCAGAACCGCGTAGTATGTCTTCGTTGCCGACTTAGCTCAGCTGGCAGAGCAGCTGTCTTGTAAACAGCAGGTCACCGGTTCGATCCCGGTAGTCGGCTCTCAGTACAACTTCAAACCGCGCGGTATGCAAGGGCTACTGCTCGGGTGTTTCTTGCGGAACGAATTTGAGGCAGACCGAGTTCATGCAGTAGCGGTCGCCGGTAGGGGTGCCGAATCCGTCCGGGAAAACGTGCCCCAGGTGCGAACCGCATCGAGCGCAGCGCACCTCGACGCGCTTGTATCCGGTTGTGAAGTCATCGTGGTATTCGACCGCTTCTTCGCGCAGCGGCTCCCAAAAACTTGGCCAACCGCATCCGGCATCGAACTTCGCGCCGGCTCGAAACAGTTCGTTATCGCAGGCGCGGCAGTGGTAGGTTCCCGGACGCGCTTCATCCAGCAGCTCCCCGGTAAAGGGGTGCTCGGTGCCAGCCTGTCGCAACACCTCGTATTCGAGGGGGTTGAGTAGCTCGCGCCACTGCAGATCGCTGCGCTGGATCTCGTAACTCATATTGCCTCCGACCTCGGTGATGCGAATGTTGGCAAGCATACGCGCGCCACATGGAATGCGATCGCAACGGCCGTAAACTTCGGACACAGCAATCGCAGTAGTCAGGGGAGAGGAGACGCGGATGCATAGCACGGCTGCAGCGTCGACGCACTCCACGGCCCAACTCGGAGACGAAGACATCCGGATTCTCGAGTTTGAGCAGGAGTATCCTCGGCACAGTGTGCACAAAGAAGCACGTATTCGGCGACAATTTGGGTATTCGAGTGCCCGTTACTATCAAATTCTCGGTACGCTCATTGAGTCACCAGCCGCACTCATCGCGTACCCAATGCTGGTGAATCGCCTGCGCAGAGTTCGAGATGAACGACGCGAGCGGCGTAACCGTCCGGTTGCGGACTGACCCAATAGAGAGACCATTTTGAAGTATCCAAAGGACCGTTTCGACGACCTCCCCAAATCGCTGTTGCGCCGCGGAGCGCACCGGGCGCCGCGTACACGGTTGTCCAAGATGTCGTCCTGGATCGTTGCGCTGTGCGCATTCGTGCTGCTCGTTGGTTTGGGCGTCGGTGTGATGTGGATGATTGACAAACAGGTGCAGTTCATCGCCGACGATGAACCGAAACAAGCGCAGCCGACCGAAACTGCCACGCCGAGCGAAACGCCAACACCGACACCGACCGGACCGAGTGCGACCGTCGACCCCAATATGAATGTGACCGTGCTTAACGGTGTGGGAACTGGGGGACTGGCAACTGCCGGATCCGAGCACCTCGCTCAGGCCGGATTCACGGTCGGTACGGTCGCGGATGCGGACTCATTCGAGAACCCCACCACTCGAGTCGTCATCGCCAACGAAGAAGCGCGTGGCGCGGCGATGGGTGTTGTGGAAGCAATCGGCGTTGGTGAAATCGCCGTCGACCCGGAAGCCGCTACCGAAGGCGAGATTATCGTCACGCTCGGTGCGGATGCCGAGGCGAAGCTCCTGGCAGAGTAGCCGTACGCGCAAGTCAGCCCGATCGGCGAGATCGGTGAATTCTCACAGATGTCGTGTGAACTTCACCGCGTGTACATGTGATGTGCACGAGCAGGCCGCACTCGAGTTCTAGAGTCGGTGCAGTTTCATCTGCAACGAAAGTGGTTTCGTCATGAGTACCGGCACCGTCAAGTGGTTTAACGCCGAAAAGGGATATGGGTTCATCACCGTAGATTCGGCGGATGCGGCCGGGCAGGATGTGTTTGTGCACTACCGCTCAATCGAAATGGACGGTTTCCGTACGCTCGCAGAGGGTCAGGCCGTCGAGTTTGACATCACCGATGGTGAAAAAGGTCCTCAGGCCGAGCACGTACGCCCGGTTTAGTGCGCGGTGATCTAACCCGCATCCTGAGCTGGGATGCGGGTGGTGTTTGTGATTGGCGCGGGCCTGTTCGCCCTCGGCTAATTCTCGGCACCATGCGGTGGTGCCGCTTGCACTCTCAGGTGGTGAGTGCCAACATTGTCGTTAGCACTCGACCTCCCTCAGTGCTAAGACGTACCCAATTCACGTCCGGAAAGGACGACATTTATGTCGAAGATGATTGCCTTTGATGAAGAGGCCCGTCGCGGTCTTGAGCGCGGTCTCAACGTGCTTGCCGACACCGTGAAGGTGACGCTTGGCCCGCGTGGACGCAACGTAGTTCTCGAGAAGAAGTGGGGCTCGCCCACGATCACGAACGACGGTGTTTCGATCGCCAAGGAGATCGAGCTCGAAGACCCGTACGAGAAGATCGGCGCGGAGCTCGTCAAGGAAGTAGCGAAGAAGACCGACGATGTCGCTGGTGACGGCACCACGACCGCCACCGTGCTCGCTCAGGCCCTGGTTAAAGAAGGTCTGCGCAACGTAGCTGCCGGCGCCGACCCGGTTTCGGTGAAGCGCGGAATCGACAAGGCGGTAGAGGCCGTAACCAAGCACCTGATCGACAACGCCGTTGAGGTAAGCGGTAAGGAGCACATTGCTGCCACCGCATCCATCTCGGCTGCCGACCCGCACATCGGTGAGCTCATCGCCGAAGCGATCGACAAGGTTGGCAACGAGGGCGTCGTGACCGTCGAAGAATCCAACACCTTCGAGACCACGCTCGAGCTGACCGAGGGTATGCGCTTCGACAAGGGCTACCTCTCGCAGTACTTCGTAACGGATGTTGACCGTCAGGAAGCCGTTTTCGAAGACCCGTACATCCTCATCGCCAACTCGAAGATCTCGAACGTTAAGGACCTCCTCCCGGTCGTTGACAAGGTCATGCAGGCCGGTAAGCAGCTGCTGATCATCGCCGAAGATGTTGACGGCGAAGCACTGGCAACCCTGGTTGTGAACAAGATTCGTGGCATCTTCAAGTCGGTCGCTGTTAAGGCCCCCGGCTTCGGTGACCGCCGCAAGGCCATGCTGCAGGACATCGCCATCCTCACCGGTGGTCAGGTCATCTCGGAAGAGGTTGGCCTCAAGCTCGAGTCGACCACGCTCGACATGCTCGGCCGTGCTCGCAAGGTCATCATCACCAAGGATGAGACCACCATCGTTGAGGGTGCCGGTGACGCCGAGCAGATCGACGGCCGTGTAGCACAGATTAAGGCTGAGCTCGCGAATACCGATTCGGACTACGACCGCGAGAAGCTGCAGGAGCGCCTCGCCAAGCTCGCCGGCGGTGTAGCTGTAATCAAGTCGGGTGCGGCAACCGAGGTTGAGCTCAAGGAGCGCAAGCACCGTATCGAGGATGCGGTCCGTAACGCGAAGGCTGCTGTTGAAGAGGGCATCCTCGCCGGTGGTGGTGTCGCACTGACCCAGGCATTCTCGGTCATCGACGCGCTTGAGCTGAGCGACGATGAGGCAACTGGTGCCAAGATTGTTCGCGCCAGCCTCGATGCACCGCTCAAGCAGATTGCAATCAACGCAGGACTCGAGCCAGGTGTTGTCGCCGAGAAGGTTCGCGGACTGGAGATCGGCAACGGTCTCAACGCAGCCACCGGCGAATACGTTGACATGATCGCAGCGGGCATCCTCGACCCGGTTAAGGTGACCCGTTCGGCGCTGCAGAACGCCGCATCGATTGCTGGTCTGTTCCTCACCACCGAGGCCGTCGTCGCCGACAAGCCGGAGCCGCCGGCACCGGCACCGGCTATGGACGGTGGCGCAGACATGGGCTTCTAGTCCGGTCGACGAGCTAATGATTTGGGGCGGTAACCTCCGG encodes:
- the rlmB gene encoding 23S rRNA (guanosine(2251)-2'-O)-methyltransferase RlmB, encoding MSSSPAHGRPGAIRKKKKGPAKGTGGHGRKALAGRGPTPKAEDRHWAKQRRRKQAAAGSRPQQRQSQRRRSGGVPSDVELVTGRNAALEALRAGMPATTVYVASGIDVDDRVKEVIQIAAKRQIPMLEITRPEMDRMVPFDAVHQGITVKVPPYEYADPIELLEQVVSRGERPLFVALDGITDPRNLGAIIRSVAAFGGHGVIVPQRRAAGVTASAWRTSAGAAARLPVALATNLTNTIKQLKQQGLFVIGLDGDGDVTLPGLELADQPIVVVVGSEGKGISRLVAEHCDEIVSIPIDGATESLNAGIAASITCYEIAKLRAAAQ
- the msrB gene encoding peptide-methionine (R)-S-oxide reductase MsrB, translated to MSYEIQRSDLQWRELLNPLEYEVLRQAGTEHPFTGELLDEARPGTYHCRACDNELFRAGAKFDAGCGWPSFWEPLREEAVEYHDDFTTGYKRVEVRCARCGSHLGHVFPDGFGTPTGDRYCMNSVCLKFVPQETPEQ
- a CDS encoding LytR C-terminal domain-containing protein — its product is MKYPKDRFDDLPKSLLRRGAHRAPRTRLSKMSSWIVALCAFVLLVGLGVGVMWMIDKQVQFIADDEPKQAQPTETATPSETPTPTPTGPSATVDPNMNVTVLNGVGTGGLATAGSEHLAQAGFTVGTVADADSFENPTTRVVIANEEARGAAMGVVEAIGVGEIAVDPEAATEGEIIVTLGADAEAKLLAE
- a CDS encoding DUF3263 domain-containing protein, which translates into the protein MHSTAAASTHSTAQLGDEDIRILEFEQEYPRHSVHKEARIRRQFGYSSARYYQILGTLIESPAALIAYPMLVNRLRRVRDERRERRNRPVAD
- the cysS gene encoding cysteine--tRNA ligase, which produces MMQRLYDTRAQSLVDFVPGTPGCVSMYVCGPTVQSGPHLGHLRSALVYDQMRRWFSHEGMRVTLVRNVTDIDDKTLANATEHEPWWALAYRVEREFAQVYSALRILPPTYEPRATGAIPEMLELIQRLLDRGHAYAADDGSGDVYFDTASWPDYGALTHQRVEDMAAAVDGSMRAKRNPTDFALWKGQKAGEPDSAAWDSPWGRGRPGWHIECSAMSTKYLGSSFDIHGGGRDLRFPHHENELAQSAAAGDGFAQYWIHNGLVSLGGTKMSKSVGNIISATELVMTRRPIIVRYLLGTGHYRSTVEAGDNAYQEAEAAFSRIETFFERAQRSLGEIEPAARVPEAFAEYMRDGFAVPQAVALIHETVTRGNQALDANDEAAAREAVAHARVMLDVLGLDPLASEWRDEEGDESALKPAMDALVRDLLEQRAQARADKDWATADRIRDTLTAAGITIEDTPQGSHWSVN
- a CDS encoding cold shock domain-containing protein, yielding MSTGTVKWFNAEKGYGFITVDSADAAGQDVFVHYRSIEMDGFRTLAEGQAVEFDITDGEKGPQAEHVRPV
- a CDS encoding ATP-binding cassette domain-containing protein — protein: MAAVTFSGVTRRYPDAERNAVESLDLEIEDGEFLVLVGPSGCGKTTTLRMLAGLEPVDEGEIYIGDENITNVAPRDRDIAMVFQNYALYPHMTVAQNMGFGLKTRGVSKSDRAAKVQEAARLLDLEQLLDRRPGELSGGQRQRVAMGRAIVREPRVFLMDEPLSNLDAKLRVHTRAQIASLQRRLGTTTVYVTHDQTEAMTMGHRIAILQDGKLQQLGTPQELYDSPANEFVASFIGTPAMNFWTEGDARIGVRAEDLRLVAADAPGFDAVVEFVEELGSDGYLHTTATIAGEQIPIVARVDGREHPQAGDRIRLQPNTERLHRFPATSETT
- the groL gene encoding chaperonin GroEL (60 kDa chaperone family; promotes refolding of misfolded polypeptides especially under stressful conditions; forms two stacked rings of heptamers to form a barrel-shaped 14mer; ends can be capped by GroES; misfolded proteins enter the barrel where they are refolded when GroES binds) gives rise to the protein MSKMIAFDEEARRGLERGLNVLADTVKVTLGPRGRNVVLEKKWGSPTITNDGVSIAKEIELEDPYEKIGAELVKEVAKKTDDVAGDGTTTATVLAQALVKEGLRNVAAGADPVSVKRGIDKAVEAVTKHLIDNAVEVSGKEHIAATASISAADPHIGELIAEAIDKVGNEGVVTVEESNTFETTLELTEGMRFDKGYLSQYFVTDVDRQEAVFEDPYILIANSKISNVKDLLPVVDKVMQAGKQLLIIAEDVDGEALATLVVNKIRGIFKSVAVKAPGFGDRRKAMLQDIAILTGGQVISEEVGLKLESTTLDMLGRARKVIITKDETTIVEGAGDAEQIDGRVAQIKAELANTDSDYDREKLQERLAKLAGGVAVIKSGAATEVELKERKHRIEDAVRNAKAAVEEGILAGGGVALTQAFSVIDALELSDDEATGAKIVRASLDAPLKQIAINAGLEPGVVAEKVRGLEIGNGLNAATGEYVDMIAAGILDPVKVTRSALQNAASIAGLFLTTEAVVADKPEPPAPAPAMDGGADMGF